The genomic DNA TCCCCCGGTGAAGGCGAAATTTCTTTAACTCTTAGAGCCTGCAAAGAGTCAGACATGCGCGAATTTCGTAATCAGGTCGTGAATATGGCTGAGACTCTCGCAAAAAAATTCGGGTTCGGCGTAAATTGTGAAGGCTTTGACTACTTTCCGGAGACAACAAGCGAGTCATTTTGTGTCGATAGAGTCAAACGTGCTGCAAAGAGTCTCAATCTCGAAATTATTAATCTGCCTGACCCATTCAGAGCTTCAGAAGATTTCGGCTGGTATACAAAGCAGGTGCCGGGCGCAATTTTTTATGTCGGCAACGGAAAAAATTATCCTGACATTCACACAGCAAATTATGATTTCAACGATAAAATTTTAGAGACGGCAGCAGACATGTTTACGCAAATTTATTTAGACAGCGTGATAAAATAATTTCGTTGGGCAGTTCAGACGGTCGCGGCAAAAATTTTTGTCGAGGAAAGTCCGGGCTTCACAGGGCAGGATGCCAGTTAACGGCTGGCCGAAGTAATTCGCGGGATAGCGCAGCAGAAAATATACAGCCATTTATAAAATTTTGGCAACGGTGAAAAGGTGAAGGGTAAGAGCCCACCAGATATGAAGTAATTCATATGCTTTGCAAGCCCCATCCGAAGCAAGATCAAATAGAGAGGTTTTGAACAGTTGCCCTGCTGCCTCTGGGTTAGATCGCTTGAAATTTTTCGTGAGAGAAATTCTAGATAAATGACCGTCTTTAACACAGAACCCGGCTTATGAGCTGCCCATTATTATAATGAAGGGATAAAAACTTTTGAGCGCAATAAACTTTTACGACTGGCAAATTAACGCATTCAATCACATAAATAATAATGACGCTGTACTAAGTGCGCCGACAGGTTCCGGAAAAACTTTAGTCGCTTACTTATGGGCGGGAATAATTGACACCGACGGAAACGTAATCAAGAATAACGACGCTGAACGAATAATTTTTACTGCTCCGATTAAAGCTCTAAGCAATGAAAGATATATGGATCTGCGCAGAATGGGACTTGATGTCGGAATCGAAACAGGAGATTTCAAGCGCAATGAGGGAGCCGATATAATTTGCTGCACTCAAGAAATTTACACGATGAAATATGCGAGAGTCCCCCGTCAAAAATTAATTGTTGATGAATTTCACTATATTTTCAGCGACTCAGACCGCGCAAGAATGTACATAGACGGGCTTGTTAATACTGACTATGAGACAAAAATTTTAGTTATGTCCGCAACTTTAGGAGGAGTCAAGAGTATAGGCCGTTATTTGTCGCACATCTGCCAGAGAGATTTTGTGATTCATGAGAGCAAGAAACGCGTTACAGAATTAATTTTCACTCCCGATAAACCTTTCAGAACGTACGGAATCCATGACGCATTAGTATTTCTATTCTCACAAAGAGGCGTTATCGACCTGTCCGAAAAAATTGCAGCGTCAAGACAACGAATCCCCCCCGAAAACGTGAAGAGACTTCATGAACTCGCAAATATCTTAGAAGTTAAACATATGCCCCCTTCATTATTAAAAGGTGTAGGACTCTATCACGGTGCAATGTTCCCTAAAGAAAAATTATTAGTTGAGTCAGCCTTCCGTGAAAGATTATTAGATGTCGTTTGCGGTACAAATGCTCTATCACTGGGCGTAAATCTTCCTGCACAATATGTAATTTTTGCACAACTCGTAAATTATCGCAGTTATGAACCCATAAGCAAAATAGATTTTCTGCAAATGGCCGGGCGTGCAGGGCGTAAAGGTTTATTCGATCCCGGTTTTGTGTCGTGGCTGAAAGACTCGCCTTATGAGAGCGAATTTTTTGACACGGGCGTTGAATTTCGCAAGTTGATTGACTCTCCTCCTGAACCTGCTGTAATAACTCTTAGACCGTCATTCGGGAAATTATTGCGCGAACAAGTTTTAATCGAGATAGAAGCCGAATACATCGCAGAATATTCTAAACCGTCGCTAAATCCTGATGACGTACTGAAGACTCTTTTAAACGGTATGCAGAAAATAGATTTTGCCGCAAAGAGAATCACTCACGGTAAACAACGGAAAAAATTTAAAGCTATTCTCGCTGCAATCTGGTACGACGAAATGACAATAGAAGAAAATTTAGAGATGGCGCGCTTATTTCTTGATGAGTCGAGGCCAAGTGCTTTAATGGCTGCTAAATTGATAATGCAGTACGAGAAAAATTATTTGCAGGCGTTATTGAAGATTAAGCGATTCAATAATAGATTGCCGAAGGGATTCAATTTCAGGCTGATTGACGAACTTAATAAAACCGTAAACAGCATTGATCCGACTATTTACGGCTTTGAAGAAAAACTCGGCGAGATTGAGGCAGGACGCGAATAAATTTATTTTTTCCCGGTTAAAATGCGCTTGATCGCCCTTAATGCAATGAAGCTCAACGGGAAATAACGCTTCCAGACTCCTTTAAAGCTATTATATGCGTCTATTTTGTGTTGCGCGATTCCCTGCTGAAAATCTATGACGTTATCAAAAAATTTCACGTAATCGGGGTAATATTTCGCGAAAATAATTTTTATGCTGTCAATATCTTCCGACAAAATAGGAGTCCCATAGCGAAAAACTTTTTTGTCAAATATTCCCGGTATAGCCTGCCAAGGATTTAATAAACTCTCGAACAAATTACGAACATATTTTACAGTATCGTCAGTGATTCTAAATGCGCCTATGTTCGCAAAATGAGGGATATTTTTTTCGGGAGCAGGCATAATTTTATAATCTGATACAACATAACTAAATAAATATCTGCAAGCTAAATCATTTTCACGGCCTGGCAAATAATTTAACGATACATCATGCAGAACACACCAAGACTCACGCTTCATAAACGGCAGAACGCACAAAAAATTTAACGTCTCCCACGGGTGAAGATGTGCCGTATCAAGCACAAGCAAATCAATATCTCCGCCGACTCTCTCAATAAAGCGCGAAATATCTCCGCCCCTGTAGA from Synergistaceae bacterium includes the following:
- a CDS encoding DEAD/DEAH box helicase; translation: MSAINFYDWQINAFNHINNNDAVLSAPTGSGKTLVAYLWAGIIDTDGNVIKNNDAERIIFTAPIKALSNERYMDLRRMGLDVGIETGDFKRNEGADIICCTQEIYTMKYARVPRQKLIVDEFHYIFSDSDRARMYIDGLVNTDYETKILVMSATLGGVKSIGRYLSHICQRDFVIHESKKRVTELIFTPDKPFRTYGIHDALVFLFSQRGVIDLSEKIAASRQRIPPENVKRLHELANILEVKHMPPSLLKGVGLYHGAMFPKEKLLVESAFRERLLDVVCGTNALSLGVNLPAQYVIFAQLVNYRSYEPISKIDFLQMAGRAGRKGLFDPGFVSWLKDSPYESEFFDTGVEFRKLIDSPPEPAVITLRPSFGKLLREQVLIEIEAEYIAEYSKPSLNPDDVLKTLLNGMQKIDFAAKRITHGKQRKKFKAILAAIWYDEMTIEENLEMARLFLDESRPSALMAAKLIMQYEKNYLQALLKIKRFNNRLPKGFNFRLIDELNKTVNSIDPTIYGFEEKLGEIEAGRE
- a CDS encoding class I SAM-dependent methyltransferase, encoding MEISPIIDSGLRTQDSGYLNVKFEDYQRERLDEIYDIIVPYSEMEKNARYFLNGIIRYFKPAKILEVGVSQGGGTALILNAIKDLDSQLISVDYCEKYYAGGKDNNKLSGWLVDEKFSHLKDKWQIYRGGDISRFIERVGGDIDLLVLDTAHLHPWETLNFLCVLPFMKRESWCVLHDVSLNYLPGRENDLACRYLFSYVVSDYKIMPAPEKNIPHFANIGAFRITDDTVKYVRNLFESLLNPWQAIPGIFDKKVFRYGTPILSEDIDSIKIIFAKYYPDYVKFFDNVIDFQQGIAQHKIDAYNSFKGVWKRYFPLSFIALRAIKRILTGKK